A window of Bdellovibrionota bacterium genomic DNA:
AAATCGACGACAAGGGTATTCAGACTCTTCTCAAAGAAGTTCCAAACGACAAACTTCTGCTTTCTCTCAAAACTGCAAACGAAGATATTCGCGGAAAAATCTTCAAGAATATCTCTGCTCGTGCGGCTCAATTATTGAGAGAAGATTTAGAGGCTATGGGCCCTGCAAGATTGTCAGATGTTGAATCGGCACAACAGGAAATTGTGAATGTAGCAAGAAAGCTAGAGCAAGAAGGAAAGATCTTAATCGCAAGAGGCGGTTCGGAGGATGCGCTTGTCTAATTTTACTAGGTCAAACTTTGTACGCACAAGTATTGTTATTCGTCACGATGACGAAGACAAAAAAGGTGTTCTCAACTATGAGGCAAAGAAGATCGATATGGAAATGCCTCGCTCTGCTAGACAATTTGTGACCGAGCAGCCTTTGGAGCTAGGGCCTCAATTCGTTATTGATGAATTGATTTCTAAACAGACGGGTATTTTTGAAAAAGAAAAAATGAAAGTCGAACAAGCAATCGATGATAAGGTTATCGAAAAGCTTAAAGATATTCAAGAAAAGGCCTATAAAGAAGCTTATGAATTGGGATTGGAAGAAGGTAAAAAACTTGCCTATGACAATAACCAGGAAGCGATCAAGTTTCATCTTTCCGAAATGATCACATTATTTGAAAATTTAAAAACCATGAAAAAAGACATCTTAAATAAAAACGAAAGTGTCTTTGTAGATTTAATCTATCACATCGCTGAAAAGGTTGTCATGGAACATGTTCAAAAGAGCGAGACAACAACCGTAGAGGTGATCAAGCAGGTTGTCGATTCTCTCGATGTAAAAGAAGATATCTCGGTAAGGTTGAATCAAGAAGATTTTGCAATCATGCAAAAGCTTATGGGTGAGAATAGTCAAGAAGCGGAGATTTTTAAAAAATTAAAATTCTACGCGGATCCAGAGATACAAAAGGGCGGATGTATGTTCGAGACCAATCACGGATTGGTGGATGCAACTCTGGAAGAGAGAATTGCAAAGCTTTGGACGCTTTTAAATCAAACTAAACCAGTGTAAATAAAAACAGGCGGAGATTTTTTGGATACGGTTTTAAAACTTGATAAGTACAAAAAAATTCTCGATCAAAATTCTCTTTCGAAAGACGTAGGGAAGATCACCCGCGTTGTGGGAAGCTTGCTTGAAGGCTACCTTCCGGGTGCCTCGGTGGGTAGTCAATGTTATGTGCAAGCTGCAAATAAAAAACAAGTTTTAGCAGAAGTTGTGGGATTCAAAGATCAAAAAGCACTCATGATGCCATTCTACGACATTCAAGGAATTGGCTTAGGATCAAAAATTGTCTTAGACAAACAAGTTTCTACAATCAAAGTCGGTAAAAATATTCTTGGAAGAATTCTTAATGGATTAGGACAAGAGATTGATGGACACGGACCTGTAGAAACTCATGATGAAATTGATATCTATAGAAAGTCAGTAAACCCATTGCAAAGAAGACCCATCGAAGAGCCTTTGGATCTCGGTGTAAGGGCAATCAATAGTCTTATTACTGTTGGAAAAGGTCAGCGTATTGGTATTATGGCGGGCTCGGGCGTGGGGAAGTCCGTGTTGCTGGGGCAAATGGCAAAGAACACTCAAGCAGATGTGAATGTGATTGCATTGATAGGTGAGAGGGGCCGTGAGGTTCGTGAGTTTATCGAGAGCGATTTGGGGCCTGAAGGTTTAGCAAGATCAGTGATCATCTGTGCTACGTCAGATGAAAGCCCGCTCATGAGAATGAGAGGAGCCTTTGTTGCGACAGCCATTGCCGAATATTTTTCTGATATGGGGCTCAATGTTTTATTTA
This region includes:
- a CDS encoding FliH/SctL family protein, coding for MSNFTRSNFVRTSIVIRHDDEDKKGVLNYEAKKIDMEMPRSARQFVTEQPLELGPQFVIDELISKQTGIFEKEKMKVEQAIDDKVIEKLKDIQEKAYKEAYELGLEEGKKLAYDNNQEAIKFHLSEMITLFENLKTMKKDILNKNESVFVDLIYHIAEKVVMEHVQKSETTTVEVIKQVVDSLDVKEDISVRLNQEDFAIMQKLMGENSQEAEIFKKLKFYADPEIQKGGCMFETNHGLVDATLEERIAKLWTLLNQTKPV
- a CDS encoding FliI/YscN family ATPase — its product is MDTVLKLDKYKKILDQNSLSKDVGKITRVVGSLLEGYLPGASVGSQCYVQAANKKQVLAEVVGFKDQKALMMPFYDIQGIGLGSKIVLDKQVSTIKVGKNILGRILNGLGQEIDGHGPVETHDEIDIYRKSVNPLQRRPIEEPLDLGVRAINSLITVGKGQRIGIMAGSGVGKSVLLGQMAKNTQADVNVIALIGERGREVREFIESDLGPEGLARSVIICATSDESPLMRMRGAFVATAIAEYFSDMGLNVLFMMDSVTRFAMAQREIGLNIGEPATTKGYTPSVFALLPKLLERMGSFESGSSITGLYTVLVEGDDMDDPIADSVRSIVDGHIVLTRKLAHKGHFPAIDVLQSSSRVMRKVIAPEHMNFAHQFKELLATYADAEDLINIGAYKAGASPKIDRAVRLHDKMDQFLKQNIDEKASFNDSLYGMVDILSGG